The segment TGCGGTGGTGTTGCCGATACCCATTTCACCGCCGATGAACAGCTGTGCGCCGTGGGCCGCCGCCCGCAGCGCGCTGTCACGACCTGCCTGCAAGGCGGCCTGCAATTGTGCCTCGCTCAGGGCGGGCTCTCGGGCGAAATTGGCCGTGCCGGGGCCAAGGTGCACGTGGCGAACGCCCGGCAGTGCGAGCGTCGGGTCGACCGTGCCGAGGTCGACCACCTCCAAGGTGGCGTGCAGTTGGCGTGCCAGCACACTGATGGCGGCACCCCCGCCGACGAAATTGCGCAACATCTGGCCTGTCACGGCCTGAGGATACGCCGAGACGCCCTCCTCGACCACGCCGTGGTCGCCGGCGAACAGGCTGATCGCAACGTGCTCGAGCACCGGCCGTTCGCAGCCCTGCAGGCCTGCCAGCTGAATGGCGAGCGTTTCGAGCTGGCCGAGCGAACCGGCAGGCTTGGTCAATTGTTGCTGCCGCTCGCGTGCTGCGGCCATGGCCGCACCGTCGATGGGCTGGCAGGGCATCTGCCACCAGACAGGGTTCATGATGCAGGTCCTTTGAGCGTGAGTGGGAGGCCAGCGACCGTGAGGATCACCTGCTGGCAACGTTCGGCCACCGCCTGGTGCACGACACCGGCCAAATCGACGTAACGTCGCGTCAACTCGCCCATGGGCACCACACCCAGGCCAGTCTCGTTACTGACCAGGATGATGTGGCCGGGCAGGTGCTCAAGGCAGCCCAACAGGGCATCACGTTCCTCGGCCAACCGGCGCGGGTCATCCAGCATCAGCAGGTTGGTCAGCCACAGCGTCAGGCAGTCCACCAGCAGGCAGCGGTCAGCAGCAGCTTCGGCCTTTAGTACAGCAGCCAGGGCCAAGGGTTCTTCGATCAACCCCCACTCCACGGGCCGGCGCTGGCGGTGCAGCTGCACCCGCTCATCGAGTTCGCCGTCCAGCGGCTGACTGGTGGCGATATAGGTCACAGGCAAGCCGCAGTCGGCTGCCCGCTGCTCGGCCAGGCGGCTCTTGCCAGACCGGGCTCCGCCGATCACGAACGTACGCACGTCAGGGTACTCCACACAATTGGCGCAGGCGCTGGGTGTCCAGGTGCTTGTCCACCAGGTCAGCCAGGCGTTCGATGTCGCGCTCGCGCAACGCCTCGTAGTCGATCAGTTGCACGTCTTCAAGCCCAGCCCAGCGCAGCAGGGCCGCGCAGGAGGCGCTGCCCTCGAACAACCCGTGCAGGTAAGTGGCCAACACCTGGCCGTCCGTGCTGATGGCACCCTCGCAGCGGCCGTCGGCCAGGCGTACCGCCGGGTGCGCCAGCGCAGGGCCAGTGGTGACACCGGCATGGATCTCGTAACCGGTCACGGGCGATGCGTCCAGGTGCAAGGTTCCGGAGACATTGCGCAACTGCTTGTCGGCTTCCAGCACCGTGGCGTAGTCCAGCAGGCCGAGGCCGGGGCTGGAGCCTGCAGCGCCCTCCAGGCCCAGCGGATCGTGCACCTCGCGCCCAAGCATCTGCAGGCCGCCGCAGATACCGATTACCTTGCCGCCATAGCGCAGATGGCGTTCGATGGCCCTGTCCCAGCCACGCGCGCGCAATTGCGCAAGGTCGCCACGCACGCTCTTGGAACCCGGCAGGATGATCAGGTCCGCTGGCGGCACCGGCTGACCAGGGCCAATGAACTGCAGGTCGACCTGCGGGTGCAGGCGCAGCGGGTCGAAGTCAGTGTGGTTGCTGATGCGTGGCAGCACCGGCACGATCACCTTGAGCACGCGCTGCTGCTTTTCGCTCTGGCGCCGGTCGATGCCGTCCTCGGCTTCAAGGTGCAGGTCGGTGACGTACGGCAGCACGCCTAGCATGGGTTTGCCGGTGCGCTGCTCCAGCCAGTCGAGCCCAGGTTGCAACAAAGCGATGTCGCCCCTGAAACGGTTGATGACAAACCCTTTGATCCGCGCCTGCTCGCTGGGCGACAGCAGTTCGAGGGTACCGACCAGGTGGGCGAACACGCCCCCGCGGTTGATGTCGGCGACCAGGATCACCGGGCAGTCCACGGCTTCGGCGAACCCCATGTTGGCAATGTCGCCGGCCCGCAGGTTGATCTCCGCCGGCGACCCTGCGCCCTCGACCATGACCACTGGCCAGCCCTGGCTCAGGCGCTGGTGCGAGGCCAGCACGGCCTGCATGGCGATGGCCTTGTAATCGTGGTAGGCAACCGCGTTCATGCTGGTCACCGCACGGCCATGGATGATCACCTGGGCGCCTGTATCGCTGTTGGGTTTGAGCAGCACCGGGTTCATGTCGGTGTGCGGCGCCAGGCGACAGGCCTGGGCCTGCACCGCCTGGGCCCGGCCAATCTCGCCACCGTCGGCGGTCACGGCGCTGTTGAGGGCCATGTTCTGCGGCTTGAATGGCACCACGCCGATGCCCTGGCGCAGCAGCCAGCGGCACAGGGCAGTCACCAGGGTGCTTTTGCCGGCATCGGAGGTGGTGCCTTGCACCATCAGGGTCGTCATGTAAGGTCCTTGGGGTAGGCACTCAGGGCCTGGGCCAATCGTCGTTCGTCTGCCTGGCTTGGCGGCAAGCCGAAACGCAAGGCCGCCGGGCGCTCGAACAGGCGCACCAGCACCCCGTGTCGGGCAAGGTGATCGTGCAATCGCGCGGCATGCTCGCACCGCACGTACTGGAACAGGTCACACCCGCCGGCGGGCGCCAGCCCTGCATGGGTGAGCAAAGCCGCCAAGCGTTCGCTGGCATCTGCACAGCGCTGGCGCTGCAGCTGCTGCATGGCCAGGTCGGTCAGGCTGGCCTGGGCCAGCACCCGGCTGGGACCATTGATCGTCCACGGGCCGAGCAGTTCGGTCAGGCGCAGCAGCAAGCTATGCTCTGCGGCCACGAAGCCCAGGCGCACACCGGCCAGGCCGAAGAACTTGCCGAACGAGCGCAGCACGATCAAACCGGGGCGCTCGGCACTTTCCATCACGCTGTTTCCGGGGCTGTTGTCCATGAAGGCTTCATCGACCACCAGCCAACCACCGCGCGCTGCCAGGCGCTGATGCCATCCCAGCAGCGTGGGCGCAGGCACGACACGGCCGGTGGGGTTGTTCGGGTTGACCAAGACCAGGACGTCGAGGTCGTCGAGCGCGTCGTCGACCTGATGCTCATCGAGCTCGAGCAACGCGTGTCCAACGCGCTGCCAGGCATAGGGATGCTCGGCATAACAGGGCGTCAGCACCCCGACCCGGCTCGGGCTGCGCAACAGCGGCAGGGCCTGGATGGCAGCCTGTGAGCCCGCTACGGGTAGCAGTCGCGTGGCGCCGTAGTAGCTACACGCCGCCTGTTCGAGGCCATCGTCTGTTTCCGGTAGCCGTGCCCAGGCTTCGAGTGGGATCGGCGGTATCGGGAAGGACCAGGGCGCAATGCCGCTGGACAGGTCCAGCCACTGCTCGCGGGCGATGCCGTACTGCCGAACCGCGCGCAGCAGCCGGCCTCCATGTTCAAGCATTCAGATAAGCTCCCAGACAGAACACCAACAGCCACAGCCATACCCCACGCTGCACCAGCGTCCAACCGCCCTCGATGGCATCGGGGCTGGCCGGTGGGCCGTCGCCCAGGCGCGGGCGGTCGTGCAGCTGGCCGTGGTACACCGCCGGCCCACCCAATTCAACACCCAGGGCCCCTGCCCCGGCCGCCATGACCGGGCCGGCGTTGGGGCTGTCCCACAGTGGCCCCTGGCGCCGCCAGCAGGCCAGCGCCAGACGGGTTTTGCCCAGCACCGCATAAGTAAGCGCGACCAGGCGCGCCGGCACGTAGTTGAGTAGGTCATCGATGCGCGCCGCGCACCAGCCGAAGCGCTCGAAGCGCTCGTTGCGATAGCCCCACATGGCATCGAGGGTGTTGCTCAGTCGATAAAGCACCACCCCTGGCGCCCCGGCCACAGCAAACCAGAACAAGGCGGCGAATACGGCATCGCTGCCGTTTTCCAGCACCGACTCAGTGGCTGCCCGCGCTACCGCCGTCTCGTCCAGCTCACGGGTTTCACGGCTGACCAGATACCCCACCCGCCGCCGTGCTTCTTCCAGATCCCCCTGGCGCAGGGCCGTGGCCACCGGCAGCACATGTTCGCCCAGGCTGCGCAGCCCCAGGGCGCAGTACAACGCCAGCACATCGACCAGCCAGCCGATCACAGGCAGCCAGGAGAGCATGAGGGCCAGCAAGGTCAGGGGCACCACCGCCAGGAACCAGGCGCTCACACCATGACTGCGCCAACCACGCCCGCCGGCATTGAAGCGCCGCTCAAGGCTGCTGGCCATGTTGCCGAACGCAACCAGCGGATGGCGCCGCCGGGGCTCGCCGAACAATGCATCCAGGGCCACACCGGCCACGGTCAGCAACGCCACGCTCATGCGCCTTCTCCCCAACGGTTTTCAAACAGCATCTGGTGCAACGGCCGTTCTTCGGCCCAGTTCTGCATGACCAGCATGGGTGCAGGGTAGAATGCCGCCACCGGCCCCAGGCACAGCACGGCCACGGGTTTGGCGCCGCTGGGCATGCCAAGCAACGCTGCCAGCGCCTTGGGATCGAACAGCGATACCCAGCCCATGCCCAGCCCTTCGGCACGGGCGGCCAGCCAGAGGTTCTGGATGGCGCAGGCGAGCGAGGCCAAGTCCATCTCAGGCAGCGTGCGGCGCCCGAAAATGTGGGGCTCACGGTTGTCCATCAAGGCGGCGACCCACAGTTCGGCGCAATCGTTGATGCCCTCTACCTTGAGCTTCATGAATTCGTCCGAGCGCTCGCCCAGCGCCTGTGCAGTCAACGCCCGCTCGGCCTCCACCAGTGCCTGGATGCGCCCACGCAAGGCCCGCTCGGTGATGCGGATGAACCGCCATGGCTGCATCAAGCCCACGCTCGGTGCCTGGTGGGCTGCGCTGAGTAACCGTGTCATGACCTGCGGCGCCACCTCGCCTTGAACGAAATGGCGCATGTCGCGCCGCTCGCCGATGGCGCGATAGACCGCGGCACGCTCCTGGTCGCTGAACGCATGCTCGCTCATGGGCAAAGCAGCGCTGCGGCCGCCTCCGGGTTGGAGGGGAAGTAGAAGTGCACGTAGGACGCGGTCAAGCGGCCCAGCCGATACACGGCTTCGTTGCCGCGCCCGCCGTTGGGGCTCAACCCACGTGCCAGCGGCTTGAGCGCAGTGCTGGTCAGGGAGTGGTGGTAGGTATGGCCGCGCAGTGTGCCCTCGGGCAGCTCGACCGCTTGCAGGGCCAGGGCCGCCAGGCGCTTTTGCATGGTCGCTTCACCTGGCAGCAACCCGAGCAACTCGACCCTGTCCCCGGCCACGTCGGTCAGCGCGTCGAGCAGATACAGCATGCCGCCGCATTCGGCCAGCAGTGGCTTGCCTTGGGCGTGATGGGCGCGGATGGCCTGGCACATTGAGGTATTGCGCGCCAGGGCATGGTGGTGCAACTCGGGGTAACCGCCGGGCAGGTACAGGCTGTCCACTTCGGGCAGCTGCGCATCATGCAGGGGGGAGAAAAACTGCACCTGTGCGCCTAGACGGCGCAACAGGTCCAGGTTGGCGCCATAGAGAAAGGCAAAGGCTTCGTCGCGGGCTACACCGATACGTACACCCGCCAAGGTAGCCTGGGCGGATAGCGGATCGGCCGGCTCGAAGGTGACGGCCGGTGGCAACGCGGCATCGCAGCTGGCGCCCAATGCTTGGGCAGCAGCGTCCAGACGTGCGTCCAGGTCGTTCAACTCGCTGGCCTGCACCAACCCCAGGTGACGGCTGGGCAGTTCGATGCCGCGCTCGCGGGACAAGCCGCCATACCAACGCAGGCCCTCCGTCAGGCTGCCTTCGAGCAGTTGCGCATGACGCAGGCTGCCCACCCGGTTGGCCAACACTCCGGCAAACGGCAGGTCCGGCTGATAACGCGCCAGGCCCAGGGCCAGCGCGCCAAAGGTCTGGGCCATGGCCGTACCATCAATCACCGCCAGCACCGGCACACCGAAGTGACGCGCCAGGTCGGCACTCGAAGGGGTGCCGTCGAACAGCCCCATCACCCCTTCGATGAGGATCAGGTCGGCTTCACCTGCCGCCTCCCAGAGCAGCCGGCGGCTCTCCTCGGCACCGATCATCCACAGGTCGAGCTGGCGAACGGGTGCACCGCTGGCACGTTCGAGAATCATGGGGTCAAGAAAGTCAGGCCCGCATTTGAACACCCGCACCTTGCGGCCCAGATTCCGGTGCAGGCGCGCCAGCGCGGCAGTGACCGTGGTCTTGCCTTGGCCAGAGGCCGGTGCGGCAATCAGAACGGCGGGGCAATGGCGGGCCTGGCTCACAGCTCGACGCCCTTCTGGGCACGGATACCGGCCTGGAACGCGTGCTTGAGCATACCCATTTCGGTCACGGTGTCGGCCAGCTCGACCATTTCAGGCTTGGCCGCGCGACCGGTGACGATGACGTGCTGCATGGGAGGGCGGGCCTGGATGTCCGACAGCACCTGGTCCAGATCAAGGTAGCCGTGCTTGAGCGCGATGTTGAGCTCGTCGAGCACCACGAACTGCACCGCAGGATCCTGCAGCAGTTGCCGGGAGACGGCCCACGCCGCTTCTGCCGCCGCAATGTCACGCTGGCGGTCCTGCGTCTCCCACGTGAAGCCCTCGCCCATCACGTGGTAGCGCACCTGTTCGGGAAAGCGCCTGAAGAACAGCTCTTCGCCGGTGCTGTTGCGGCCCTTGATGAACTGCACCACGCCGCACTGCATGCCGTGGCCCAGGGCCCGGGCCAGCATGCCGAAGGCCGAGCTGCTCTTGCCCTTGCCATTGCCGGTGAGCACCAGCAGCAGGCCGCATTCGTTAGGGGAGTTGGCAATGCGCTCGTCAATGACCGCTTTCTTGCGCTGCATCCGTGCCAGATGGCGTTCGTCGCGCTCGGTGGCGTCGCTCATGGGAAGTTCTCCGCTGGCTGACACCACGATCGAGCGCCGTGTCAGGGAATGGGCAGGCAAACGGAGCGCGCGCAGGGGCATTGGCCAAAGCCAGAGTGCACCGCGCATCACCCTCCGTGATGCCGTTGGCAGTATCAGGCCGGTCTCCGGGCTCATGAGCGGGCCACTGGCCCTGACCTGCGCGCCTTCCCGGGGATCGTACCCAGTGGCCCTGCGCGGCCGTCTCTCACCTACCGTTGCGGGGGCAGCGCCGGAATCGCACCCTGCGGGCGCTCACCGACTTCCCAGTTTCACCCTGGCCAGACGTGGCTGGCGGGGCACCTGAAACACGCGCGAAGGTTAGAGGGTTGCACCCGGAGCGTCAATCGACGCGGCTCGCCTGGCGGCACAGCAGCGATCGCCGAGCCGCCGATGCAGCCCCTGCCGCCTGTGCGAATGAACCCGCGGCATTCCCTACCCTCTGAATCAATAGAACCTGCCGAGGACGCCGACCATGAACCGCGTGGCACTGCCTGTTGTACTTGTTGTAAGCCTGGGTTTGAGTGGCTGCGGCGAAAGGGCGCGTTATACGGTGGCCGACGGCAGCGGCCCCACACCGCAGCTGCCCTCCCCTGCCAAAACCCTGCTACCCACCGTGAACATCGCGCCAGCCGTCGGCTGGCCCGCCGGACGCATGCCCCAGGCTGCACCCGGGTTGCAGGTGTCGCGCTTTGCCGGTGACCTCGACCATCCGCGCTGGCTCTATGTGCTGCCCAATGGCGACGTGCTGGTGGCAGAAACCAACGCACCTGCCAAACCCGAAGACGCCAAGGGTATCCGCGGATGGGCCATGAAGCGGGTCATGGCACGCGCGGGGGCCGCCGTGCCCAGCCCTGATCACATTACCCTGTTGCGCGACGCGGACCAGGACGGCGTTGCGGAAATCCGCCATACCTTTGCCGACGGGCTGAACTCACCCTTTGGCATGGCGCTGGTAGGCACCGATTTTTACGTGGCCGATACGGATAAACTGCTGCGTTTTCACTACCAGCCCGGTGCACGCCAAGTAACCGGTCCGGCAGAGGTGGTCACCTCACTGCCAGCCGGCCCGTTGAATCACCACTGGACCAAGAATGTCATCGCAAGCCCCGATGGACGGCGCCTCTATGTCACCGTGGGCTCGAACAGCAACGTGGGTGAAAACGGCCTCGATCAGGAGCAGGGGCGCGCCGCGATCTGGGAGATCGACCCCAGCACCGGAAAGCACCGCCTGTTCGCCACCGGCCTGCGCAACCCCAACGGGCTTGCCTGGGAGCCTCACAGTGGCGCGCTCTGGACCGCAGTCAACGAACGTGACGAAATCGGCAGCGACCTGGTACCGGATTACATCACTTCGGTACAAGCAGGTGGATTCTATGGTTGGCCCTATAGCTACTATGGCCAGCACGTGGATGAGCGCGTGCAGCCCCAGGACCCTGCCAAGGTCGCCCAGGCACAGGTACCCGACTACGCCGTGGGGCCGCATACCGCTTCACTGGGGTTGGCCTTCGCCGGGCCGGGTGTGTTGCCGGCGCGTTTTGGGGCAGGTGCATTGATTGGCCAGCATGGGTCCTGGAACCGCAAGCCCCACAGCGGCTACAAGGTGATATTCGTACCCTTCGACGCCTCGGGAAAGCCGTCGGGCAAGCCCATGGACGTGCTCGATGGGTTCCTGAATGAAAGCGGCCAAGCCATGGGCCGCCCCGTGGGGGTTGCCCTGGATGGCCACGGGGCCGTGCTGGTAGCTGACGATGTGGGCAATACCATCTGGCGCGTCAGCAAAGCTCGGTGATCGGGCTCAGGGGTTCTGGGCCAGGTGCCCTTGTGGGATGACCCGCTTGGCCTGCAGGTAGGCCTTGGCCCAGTAGCTGTTTGACAGATAGTCCAACCGCACCGTACCGCCGGTGCGGGGCGCATGCACGAAGCGCCCGTCCCCTACATAAATACCAGCATGGCTTACCTGCGAACCGCCACTGGTCGCGAAGAACACCAGGTCACCGGACTGCAAGGACTTCACATCCACAGTAGGCGCACGCATGCCGATCATCTCCCGCGTGGAGCGCGGCAGGCTGATGCCGGCGGCATCGCGGTAGACGTACTTGATCAGACCACTGCAGTCGAAACCCGAATCGGGCGTATTGCCGCCCCAGCGGTAGGGCGTGCCAACCAGACCAATGGCGCGAATCAGTACGTCATCGGCAGTGGGCGAGAAGCTGGGTTGGCTATAGGTAACCTGAGGCTGCACGACCCGTGTAGGGGCAGGTGCCTGGGGTTGGCTCGAGCAGGCCGCCAGTAAGGCTGCCAGGGAAATGAAAGCGAAGCGCGCCATCGTTGTCATGGCCAAAACATCCTGTATGGGAACGCTGGGCCGCAGCGGGATAGAGTTGAGAAATTAGATTAGACGCTTTCTGTAAATACGCACGGCGTCGAGCTTTTTTGCAAAGCAGCGACGCCGTGGTTAGGACACATCAGATTGCCATTAGTTGCGCGCGATATGAGTCGGCGCCATGGCCAAGGCACGTTTGGCCTCAAGGAAGGTCTTGCTCCAGTAACGGTCACCGAGGCTATCGATGCGCACACCACCGCTACGACGGCTGCTGGAGTGGATGAACTGGTTGTCGCCCAGGTAAATCCCGGCATGGCTGACACGGCCACGGCCGTTGGTACTGAAGAACAGCAGGTCGCCTGGCTTGAGTTTGTTGCGCGCCACCTTCGGCGCATCGACGTTGATCATCTCGCGAGTAGAACGCGGCAACGTCATGCCTGCCTCCTCGCGGAACAGGTAGCCGATGAAGCCGCTGCAATCGAAGCCGGATTGTTCCGAGGTACCGCCAAAGCGATAGCGGGTGCCGATCAACGACATGCCGCGCTCCAGAATGCTGTCGGCCAGCACTGGCAACTGATAGGGCTTGCTGCTGGAGAAGACCTCCAGTTCATCGTCGGTAGCCACTTCCTGGGGTTCGCCAAACACTGGCGAAGACGAGGCCTTGGCCTTGATCGCCGGCTGTACGGCGACCGGGGTGTGATCCTGGGGCTGGGATACCGGGCCTTGGGCCGCACAGCCAAAAAGCAGGGTCACGAGTGCGAGTGGCACGAGGGGTGCGAAGCGCTTGAGCATGGGCACAACCGTGTCTGTAATCCTTTAGTGGGGTGGAACTATGCCCACTATAAGTTCCATTTGCAAATTTTATCGAAAAAGATGTGACTTTTCCGTGGGATGGCTCTGGCCCCGTGTTTCCAGGGGCTTACCAGCCGAGGGTTTCCTTCAGGAAAGGAATGGTGAGTTTGCGCTGGGCTTGCAGGGAAGCCTGATCGAGCCGTTCCAGCAGATCGAACAGCGCACTCATGCTGCGCGCGCCGCGGGTGAGGATGAAGTGACCCACTTCGTCGGTCAGGTGCAGGCCGCGCCTGGATGCCCGCAATTGCAAGGCACGTAGCTTGTCTTCGTCAGACAGGCCGCGCATCTGGAACACCAGGGCAAGGGTGAGACGGGATTTCAGGTCAGGCAGCTTGACCGGCAATTCCCGCGGGGAAGCGGAGGCTGCCAGTAGCAGTCGACGGCCGCTGTCGCGCAGGCGGTTGAACAGGTGGAACATGGCCTCCTCCCAGTCCGGCTTGCCGGCAATGACGTGCAGGTCATCGATGCACACCAGCTCGTACTGGGCCAGGTAGTCCAGAAGACCGGTACCGCGCTCGAGCAGCTGCGCCAACGGCAGGTAGACGGCAGGCTCGCCCCGCTGCTGGAAGCGATGGGTGGCCGCTTGCAGCAGGTGCGTGCGGCCCACGCCTTGTTTGCCCCACAGATAGATGAGGCTCTCGGTCCAGCCGGCGTCGGCTTCGCAAAGCCGCTCGACATACCCCAACGCAGCGGCATTGGCGCCCGGATAGTAGTTGATGAAGGTGGCGTCGTCGCGCAGGCGCACACCCAGGGGCAACTGGATCGGTGGTTTCATGCTCGCGGGCGGTCGACAGGACCGCTGGGGGCCTTTTGTGGACAATCGGCAAAGTCTATACCTGCCAAGCGGGGTGCACAATGACGCCGCTGCAGAGTCCAAGCAAAATCAATGGGTTGCACTATCGCCGCAGCAACCGAGGCTCACCTGCCGGCCTGTCACGGCTGGTCGGGTGCAGGGGGATCGAGGTGGACGGGAGCCGGCGCATCCCCTGCATACATGTCCGACTCCTTGTACAAGCCGTGCACGTGGCGCAGCAGCACCATGATGACCGCCGCCACCGGAAGCGCGAGCAGCACGCCTGTGAAACCGAACAGCTCTCCGCCGGCCAGGATGGCGAAGATCACCGCCACAGGGTGCAAACCGATCCGGTCGCCTACCAACAGAGGTGTCAGCACCATGCCCTCCAGTGCCTGACCGACCATGAAGACCGCGACGATGCCGAGCATGGGATACAGATCGCCACCGAACTGGAACAGCCCTGCCACCAGCGCCGCACCGATGCCAATGATGAAGCCCATGTACGGGACGATGGCCGCCAGGCCTGCCAGCATGCCGATCAACAACCCCAGTTCAAGACCCACCAGCATCAAGCCTGCCGAATAGATGATGCCCAACGCGACCATCACCAGCAGTTGCCCACGCACGAACGCACCCAGCACCTCATGGCACTCGCTGGCCAGCCCAACGATTTGTGGCTCCCTCTGGCGCGGCAACAAGCTGCGCAACTTGGCCATCATCAAGTCCCAGTCACGCAACAGGTAGAACCCGACCACGGGGATCAGCACCATGTTGGCCACCCAGGCCATTAACGCCAGGCTGGAGGCCGTTGCCTGGGACAAGAGCATGCTGACGATATCGGTGGTTTGCCCCATGTGCGCGCCGATGGCCGCTTTGATCTTGTCGAATTTCCAGAACCCGTCGGCAAGGCCCAGACGCCCCTGCACCCATGGCAAGGCGACATGTTCGAGCCAGTCAAGCATCTGCGGCGCCAGCGCGTACAGGCGCACCAACTGCTTGGCCAACATGGGGATGAGCACGAGCAACAGTGCAAGCATCAGCAGCGTGAACAGCCCGAACACCACCACTACGCCCCAGGTCCGCGACAAACCCAGGCGCTCCAGGCGATCGACCAGCGGGTCGGCCAGGTACGCCAGCAGAATGCCGACCAGAAACGGCGTGAGAATATTGTGCAGGCTATAGAGCAGGGCGATAGCGATCAATGCCACGCCCAGCCAGATCCAACGACGCATGTCAGTCATGAACGACCCTCTTACCAACTAAAGCGCAAGCCATCGAACGGTTCGGTGGCGGCAGCAGGCGACACCGGTGGCTCGTTTGTGGACGTACCCACTGACCCAAGGATCACCTGCGGCGCAGGTGCCTGCTCGGCTGGGACTTCCCTGAGCTTGGCCAATGCCAGCTGAGCCCGGAGTTGTTCGCGGCTGGCGGTGACCGAATAGGTCAGCACGTCGCCGTCGACCCGCTTCAACTGCGCGCCGTAGGACTCCAGCACCCGGGCCAGCTCAGCGTAGCGCGGCAGGTTCATGCCCTGGACCTGCATCTGCACCTGACCACTGGCCCCGGGACGCGTTACGTAGCGCGGTGCCAGCCGCGTGCTCACGGCAAGCATCACGGCGTCGGCCAGCGCTGCCGGGTCCGCTCCTTCGGCACTGCCCTGCTCGCGCCCCTCGCCCAGCCACAATTGCCATTTGCCTTGCCATTTGCCGTCGATCTCCTGGGCGTGCACGGCCAACACGGCATCGGCGCCGTAGCGCTGGGAGACCTCACGCAGCGGCCCGGGATCCTTGGCTTCGATATGCTTGGCGTCGGCCACCAGTTGCTCCTGCAGATCGGCCAGCGGCAGACGCAGCGGCAAGCCCCGGTGACGGGCCGCGCGCCGCAACGGCTGGGCGCTAGGCTGGCCGTC is part of the Pseudomonas parafulva genome and harbors:
- a CDS encoding PQQ-dependent sugar dehydrogenase, with the translated sequence MNRVALPVVLVVSLGLSGCGERARYTVADGSGPTPQLPSPAKTLLPTVNIAPAVGWPAGRMPQAAPGLQVSRFAGDLDHPRWLYVLPNGDVLVAETNAPAKPEDAKGIRGWAMKRVMARAGAAVPSPDHITLLRDADQDGVAEIRHTFADGLNSPFGMALVGTDFYVADTDKLLRFHYQPGARQVTGPAEVVTSLPAGPLNHHWTKNVIASPDGRRLYVTVGSNSNVGENGLDQEQGRAAIWEIDPSTGKHRLFATGLRNPNGLAWEPHSGALWTAVNERDEIGSDLVPDYITSVQAGGFYGWPYSYYGQHVDERVQPQDPAKVAQAQVPDYAVGPHTASLGLAFAGPGVLPARFGAGALIGQHGSWNRKPHSGYKVIFVPFDASGKPSGKPMDVLDGFLNESGQAMGRPVGVALDGHGAVLVADDVGNTIWRVSKAR
- a CDS encoding C40 family peptidase, whose product is MTTMARFAFISLAALLAACSSQPQAPAPTRVVQPQVTYSQPSFSPTADDVLIRAIGLVGTPYRWGGNTPDSGFDCSGLIKYVYRDAAGISLPRSTREMIGMRAPTVDVKSLQSGDLVFFATSGGSQVSHAGIYVGDGRFVHAPRTGGTVRLDYLSNSYWAKAYLQAKRVIPQGHLAQNP
- a CDS encoding C40 family peptidase; this encodes MLKRFAPLVPLALVTLLFGCAAQGPVSQPQDHTPVAVQPAIKAKASSSPVFGEPQEVATDDELEVFSSSKPYQLPVLADSILERGMSLIGTRYRFGGTSEQSGFDCSGFIGYLFREEAGMTLPRSTREMINVDAPKVARNKLKPGDLLFFSTNGRGRVSHAGIYLGDNQFIHSSSRRSGGVRIDSLGDRYWSKTFLEAKRALAMAPTHIARN
- the hda gene encoding DnaA regulatory inactivator Hda, which encodes MKPPIQLPLGVRLRDDATFINYYPGANAAALGYVERLCEADAGWTESLIYLWGKQGVGRTHLLQAATHRFQQRGEPAVYLPLAQLLERGTGLLDYLAQYELVCIDDLHVIAGKPDWEEAMFHLFNRLRDSGRRLLLAASASPRELPVKLPDLKSRLTLALVFQMRGLSDEDKLRALQLRASRRGLHLTDEVGHFILTRGARSMSALFDLLERLDQASLQAQRKLTIPFLKETLGW
- a CDS encoding AI-2E family transporter — protein: MTDMRRWIWLGVALIAIALLYSLHNILTPFLVGILLAYLADPLVDRLERLGLSRTWGVVVVFGLFTLLMLALLLVLIPMLAKQLVRLYALAPQMLDWLEHVALPWVQGRLGLADGFWKFDKIKAAIGAHMGQTTDIVSMLLSQATASSLALMAWVANMVLIPVVGFYLLRDWDLMMAKLRSLLPRQREPQIVGLASECHEVLGAFVRGQLLVMVALGIIYSAGLMLVGLELGLLIGMLAGLAAIVPYMGFIIGIGAALVAGLFQFGGDLYPMLGIVAVFMVGQALEGMVLTPLLVGDRIGLHPVAVIFAILAGGELFGFTGVLLALPVAAVIMVLLRHVHGLYKESDMYAGDAPAPVHLDPPAPDQP
- a CDS encoding DUF2066 domain-containing protein — protein: MRLFTTWVMGCLWLIAGAAQAENVSGLYQVREPVAGQGAEARAAATSQAFDTLVLRLTGDPKAVQNPALAALRKDPQPIVNQVGSDAGPPETVRVEFDPGSTERALRKAGLSLWGSNRPSILGWWLVESVDGTSLVGDGQPSAQPLRRAARHRGLPLRLPLADLQEQLVADAKHIEAKDPGPLREVSQRYGADAVLAVHAQEIDGKWQGKWQLWLGEGREQGSAEGADPAALADAVMLAVSTRLAPRYVTRPGASGQVQMQVQGMNLPRYAELARVLESYGAQLKRVDGDVLTYSVTASREQLRAQLALAKLREVPAEQAPAPQVILGSVGTSTNEPPVSPAAATEPFDGLRFSW